A window of Bradyrhizobium sp. AZCC 1610 contains these coding sequences:
- a CDS encoding methyl-accepting chemotaxis protein: MKIGTLLTAAIVSLSAVGGGLAVYVAVSKYQIMDKVSVAQSRLEVVRAVGDIPRYMNPERGFATNIMFGPPAVDPKLLAELDKYRKNTDGARDKMNRVKATLAGAIEDSAAVGSSIDALNTQFAGLRATIDKALSGPAEARRDVAKKIVADNSAFNKAVTTLLDEQVRKIALLDGTAYRQASYANIAWTLRDVGGLNSSLHKNLIGANRVATEAEKMEISRSQGRNDQILMSLQELRGNPSTPANVAAALDKMNAAYVDRFGKELKLVKDGAISGKYEHDMETYYAETQLGLASIITVRDAFYDNAEQVLGEAYSSARLSFLIALAGLIAVVAASAVLIVMVRRRVCKPIVDLTARMSRLANGDLASEISGSERNDEIGAMAAAVGVFKDSMIEAERLAAEQAAQNDGKMRRAQVLDELTRVFEAKVTELVGGLSSASSVMEDTAQSMSSTATLTNRQAAIVAAASEQTSANVQTVASATEELASSISEIGRQVAQSTEIAARAVDNARRTGDSARSLAEGAQKIGDVVTLIQSIAAQTNLLALNATIEAARAGDAGRGFAVVASEVKSLAGQTAKATTEISEQIASIQAASDQTVTAIQNVANVIAEIDQIGTAIAAAIEEQGSATKEISRSVQEAARGTQEVNSNITGVQKAADDTGAAANQVLGAAEQLSSQSKDLAGQVNRFLSEVRAA, translated from the coding sequence ATGAAAATCGGTACCCTCCTCACCGCTGCCATCGTCTCGCTTTCCGCCGTCGGCGGCGGGCTCGCCGTCTATGTGGCGGTTTCGAAATATCAGATCATGGACAAGGTCTCGGTCGCGCAGAGCCGGCTGGAGGTGGTGCGGGCGGTCGGCGACATCCCGCGCTACATGAATCCCGAGCGCGGCTTTGCCACCAACATCATGTTCGGACCTCCCGCCGTGGATCCGAAACTGCTCGCCGAACTCGACAAGTATCGCAAGAACACCGATGGCGCGCGCGACAAGATGAACCGGGTCAAGGCGACCCTGGCGGGCGCGATCGAGGACAGTGCTGCCGTCGGCAGCAGCATCGATGCCCTCAATACCCAATTCGCCGGGCTGCGCGCAACCATCGACAAGGCCCTCAGCGGTCCGGCGGAAGCCCGCCGCGATGTTGCCAAGAAAATCGTCGCCGACAACTCGGCCTTCAACAAGGCTGTCACGACGCTGCTCGACGAGCAGGTGCGCAAGATCGCGCTGCTCGACGGCACTGCCTACCGGCAAGCGAGCTACGCCAATATCGCCTGGACGCTACGCGACGTCGGTGGGCTCAACTCCAGCCTGCACAAGAATCTCATCGGCGCCAACCGGGTGGCCACCGAAGCCGAGAAGATGGAGATCAGCCGCTCGCAGGGGCGAAACGATCAAATTTTGATGTCGCTGCAGGAATTGCGTGGCAATCCCTCTACGCCGGCCAATGTGGCCGCAGCGCTGGACAAGATGAACGCGGCCTATGTCGATCGCTTCGGCAAAGAGCTGAAGCTCGTCAAGGATGGCGCCATCAGCGGCAAATATGAACACGATATGGAGACCTACTATGCAGAGACGCAACTCGGTCTTGCGTCCATCATTACGGTCCGCGATGCTTTCTACGACAACGCCGAACAGGTGCTCGGCGAAGCCTATTCCTCGGCGCGTCTCAGCTTTCTGATCGCGCTCGCGGGTCTCATTGCAGTCGTCGCCGCCAGCGCCGTGCTGATCGTGATGGTTCGCCGCCGCGTCTGCAAACCGATCGTCGATCTCACGGCGCGGATGTCGCGGCTGGCCAACGGTGACCTTGCGAGCGAAATATCGGGCAGCGAACGCAACGATGAGATCGGCGCGATGGCTGCTGCCGTTGGCGTCTTCAAGGACAGCATGATCGAGGCGGAACGGCTCGCCGCCGAGCAGGCCGCCCAGAACGACGGCAAGATGCGCCGCGCCCAGGTGCTCGACGAGCTCACCCGCGTGTTCGAAGCCAAGGTCACCGAACTCGTCGGCGGGCTGTCATCGGCATCGTCAGTCATGGAGGACACCGCACAGTCGATGTCATCGACCGCAACCCTCACCAATCGTCAGGCGGCCATCGTCGCCGCCGCTTCCGAACAGACTTCCGCCAACGTGCAGACGGTTGCGAGCGCTACCGAGGAACTGGCTTCCTCGATCTCGGAAATCGGCCGCCAGGTCGCGCAATCGACCGAAATCGCCGCCCGTGCGGTCGACAATGCGCGGCGCACCGGCGACAGCGCCCGCTCGCTCGCCGAGGGCGCGCAGAAGATCGGCGACGTCGTGACGCTGATCCAGAGCATTGCCGCGCAGACCAACCTGTTGGCGCTGAACGCGACCATCGAAGCCGCGCGCGCCGGCGATGCCGGCCGCGGCTTTGCCGTCGTCGCGTCCGAAGTCAAATCGCTGGCCGGCCAGACCGCAAAGGCGACCACCGAAATCTCCGAACAGATCGCCTCGATTCAGGCGGCGAGCGACCAAACCGTGACGGCGATCCAGAATGTCGCCAACGTCATCGCCGAAATCGACCAGATCGGCACCGCGATTGCGGCGGCGATCGAGGAACAGGGCTCCGCGACCAAGGAAATCTCGCGCAGCGTGCAGGAAGCCGCGCGCGGCACCCAGGAGGTCAATTCCAACATCACCGGCGTCCAGAAGGCCGCCGACGACACCGGCGCCGCTGCCAATCAGGTGCTCGGTGCGGCCGAGCAATTGTCCTCGCAGTCGAAGGATCTCGCCGGACAGGTCAACCGCTTCCTGTCAGAGGTGCGTGCGGCGTAG
- a CDS encoding SDR family oxidoreductase produces MKIVIIGGTGLIGSKLAPLLRSRGHEVLQASPSRGVNAVSGEGLQPALAGADVVVDVSNSPSFEDKAVLQFFETGTRNLIAAAKQADVRHCIALSIVGTDRLESSGYFRAKLAQERLIANSGLAYTILRATQFFEFVGAIADSGRGDGAVHASSQLMQPLLSDEVAIALADVTLGEPANGIREVAGPEAAPLADFVGRWLRKQGDTSRIVAGADVPYFGAPLALRTLVPNDGARIMPTRFDDWLGRSVA; encoded by the coding sequence ATGAAGATCGTTATCATCGGCGGTACGGGCCTCATCGGCTCGAAATTGGCCCCGTTGCTCCGGTCGCGCGGCCATGAGGTGCTGCAGGCGTCGCCGAGCCGGGGCGTCAACGCCGTGAGCGGGGAGGGCCTGCAACCGGCGCTTGCGGGCGCCGACGTCGTCGTTGACGTGTCGAATTCGCCCTCGTTCGAGGACAAGGCGGTGCTGCAATTCTTCGAGACGGGGACGCGCAACCTGATCGCGGCTGCGAAGCAGGCCGACGTGCGGCACTGTATCGCGCTGTCGATCGTCGGCACCGACCGGCTCGAGAGCAGCGGCTATTTCCGTGCCAAGCTGGCACAGGAGCGGCTGATCGCGAATTCCGGCCTGGCCTACACGATCCTGCGCGCTACCCAATTCTTCGAATTCGTCGGCGCGATCGCGGATTCCGGGCGCGGGGATGGTGCGGTCCATGCCTCCAGCCAGTTGATGCAGCCGTTGCTTTCCGACGAGGTCGCCATTGCGCTGGCCGACGTGACCCTCGGCGAGCCCGCCAACGGCATCCGCGAGGTTGCGGGTCCCGAAGCGGCGCCACTTGCGGACTTCGTCGGCCGCTGGCTCCGCAAGCAGGGCGACACCAGCAGGATCGTGGCAGGCGCCGACGTGCCGTATTTCGGCGCGCCGCTCGCGTTGCGCACGCTGGTGCCGAACGACGGCGCGCGGATCATGCCGACGCGTTTCGACGATTGGCTGGGCAGGTCGGTGGCGTAG
- a CDS encoding SDR family NAD(P)-dependent oxidoreductase, translated as MSLLSTPFDPAREVALVTGAGNGIGRAIAQALVGEGVRTVFVDVNRETVTAAVKASARPELAVPWVGDLADPAAREALLAEAAAAVGRVTHFVHSASPPRREADHVLGVTTETWAQMHAVNLEAGFHLSRELARRLIADKQPGSFLLLTSLHAGTPRNLPHYSTSKAGLSMLVKELAKTFGRFGIRVNALVPGAIAAGGFVADPALAKHIPLGRLGEANDLAPLALAVLSNRISAYVTGAAIVIDGGLSLTNWFEPPDLGDL; from the coding sequence ATGAGCCTGCTAAGTACGCCATTCGATCCTGCGCGCGAGGTGGCGCTCGTCACCGGCGCGGGCAACGGGATCGGCCGCGCGATCGCGCAGGCCCTGGTCGGCGAGGGCGTGCGAACGGTGTTCGTCGATGTGAACCGGGAGACGGTGACGGCGGCCGTCAAAGCCTCGGCCCGGCCGGAACTGGCGGTGCCCTGGGTCGGCGATCTCGCCGACCCAGCGGCGCGCGAAGCGCTGCTGGCGGAAGCAGCCGCCGCCGTCGGGCGCGTGACGCATTTCGTGCACAGCGCCTCTCCGCCGCGGCGCGAAGCCGATCACGTGCTTGGCGTCACCACGGAGACCTGGGCGCAGATGCATGCGGTGAATCTTGAAGCCGGATTCCATCTCTCGCGCGAACTGGCGCGAAGGCTGATCGCCGACAAACAGCCCGGCTCGTTCCTGCTGCTGACCTCGCTGCATGCCGGCACGCCGCGTAACCTGCCGCATTATTCGACGTCGAAGGCGGGGCTTTCGATGCTGGTGAAAGAATTGGCCAAGACGTTCGGGCGCTTCGGCATCCGCGTCAACGCGCTGGTGCCCGGCGCGATCGCGGCCGGCGGCTTCGTCGCCGATCCCGCGCTCGCAAAACACATTCCGCTCGGCCGGCTCGGCGAGGCCAACGATCTTGCGCCGCTGGCGCTGGCGGTGCTGTCGAACCGGATATCGGCCTACGTCACGGGCGCCGCGATCGTGATCGACGGCGGCCTGTCGCTGACGAACTGGTTCGAGCCGCCGGACTTGGGGGATTTGTAG
- a CDS encoding DUF6894 family protein, which produces MARVYFHYSNSEGVCVDRRGTAVGNLTEMRDHAARVVQSLITAQGPEDWRDWTLHVSDDLNDEIFVLPFSSMLGKLH; this is translated from the coding sequence ATGGCCAGAGTCTATTTCCACTACTCCAATTCCGAGGGCGTATGCGTCGATCGGCGCGGCACCGCCGTCGGAAACCTGACCGAGATGCGCGACCACGCCGCCCGCGTCGTGCAGTCGCTGATTACGGCGCAGGGCCCCGAAGACTGGCGCGATTGGACGCTGCATGTCAGCGACGATCTCAACGATGAAATCTTCGTCCTGCCGTTTTCGTCCATGCTCGGCAAACTGCATTGA